The Populus alba chromosome 13, ASM523922v2, whole genome shotgun sequence genome contains the following window.
gattaaataaaaaatttattctgaTAAACAAGTCGTTAACACACAGTTATATAATTGACCGTTTTTGaaagatcaaatatctttatctttatttatttctcgaTTATTCCTGTTTAGTATTttgttatcattaataaatttttttatttgttgacataaaagatttttaatttatttaattaaatgtatgtataagtttttttaatttacgcttatgatttatttaaataaaatatgaactcggctaacctaataaaaaaaaaaaaccagttgaTAAAGAGTTTAGACGTTTCAATATGAAAATCTCGAGTTTTATTCCACAAGAACGAAAACGAAGCAAATGAAGATGCATGCGAAAACACAAACTATATAGAGCTCAAACAGCGAAGCAATCTCTCAAATAAAAGGACAACATCCGCTGGATTTGATAGAATCAGAAAGCAATTATGtaatgaaagagaaaaaggcAGCAGGATTTTCTTGTTCCATTGTATTCTGACATTCAATTGCAGCTTTTGTGCCTagaattttcaataatatttattcaatacAGCAATGATTCCTCCTCTCTGCCAAGCAGTGTTGTCTAGAGAAGGGAGGTGTGGAACCCATTTGTGTAGGCCAATAAGGAGGAACTTTGTCTTGAACCTAGGAACTTTCTCCGGCACCCGTACACATGCATCTAGCCTTTTGCGCACCTCCCCTAGCTATAATATTCATTCTCGTGGTGTTCCTCGGCCCTTTTCCGGCTACAAATCCTGCAAGCGATCTCAGGCCTGGATGCGGGAGTTGCTGCCTTAGCCTCCATTATCTTGCAAGCTCCAACGCTGCATCTTCATGTATTCTCTTCCCATTTCTGGTTAAGTCATGCATTTTAATCCTTGGATGTTTTGCTGATTAGTGGGTTCTTCCTTTTGCCAATTGTAGGGTCCAAGAGCAAATGATGCAATTAGAGAGGGAGAGACACAACAAAGACAAAGCGACTTTGAAGAAGCAAGATGTAGGCCATTCCTCTTTAAAGTAAGAGTGCTTTTACATTCGGAGTGCCATTCTTTCTGGCCACAAAAGAGCTCCATGAAAACCTTCACGAGTAGGTTCTCCATGACAGCCCCatcaaaacaaggaaaaaaaaggcgACACAAAATTCCAACTATTCATATCCTCCCCAAAAAgcaactaaaaattcaaaagaaatctAATAAAGCCAAGCACCATGCTACCATCTCAAAACTCACCCTCTCCTTCAAACATCATCTACCATGTTGTTACCATTAACATTCATCAACAACCCCTTACTCTCCTCTTCGTAATCTTCATGTTGTTTGCGACCAACGCCATGGCATGCACTCATTTCCATGCTGGTCAACTCCTTGGCCTTGAGAGCCTCGTGTTCCCAATCTGTACGGATCAACACAACATAAAGGATAGACAAAGCACAAGCCGCTTGGGCTGACAAGAGCCCTAGCCACAGTCCAGAAAACCCGACATCTAGCCCGAAGGCCAGCCCCACTGCCACCGGGGTGCCCACAAAGTAAAATGAGCCCAGATTGATACCGGCCCCGACAGCGGGCCTCGCCGTGGCACGTAGGATGCCACAGCCAGTTGTTTGAGGGCAGTTGCCGAGCTCGCAGAGGCCTATTATTGGCAAAACAGCTGCTACAAGACCTTTAACACGCACATCTTTAATGAACAAGCCTGCCCATCGCTCTCTAAGGAATACTGTCCATGTCACATTGAGAATAGCAATCACAAAGGCACAACCCAGTGCAACCATGGCGGCCAACTTGGCTTTGTACGGCTTTCCAGCTCCTAGTTCGTTCCCTACCTGCAGTATATCCCAACAGATACGTGTAGATATTTGTGAGCTTTATTAACCCaagaaaaaggaggggggggggaAATGATATTCCAGGGAAAGAGGCCACTTGGTTCACTTTTGCTGGCTATACCATATCGAAACACACCAATGGAATTTGAGATTTGATAGAAAGTTAGCAAAAGCAAAGCTTGTCGTACTAATTTTGTGCAATCACACTACGCGTATGATCCAAGATGGGTCCTCCAAAATGATGCAATCACCTAACACATAAATGGAGCATGCTAAGAAGCTTTTATACTGTTTCATCAACTTGTTTGATACCAATCTTTTCACAAGCTGTTCCTCATGCACAAAAGAAAATCCTTGCCATATCAAAGAAAGAATCTCAACATCACACTAGCTATTTACGTAAACATTCTCTAGACCAAAGTAACCTAAGTTGTGTATGAAGTAGCAGTAACCTATGTTGGAAAAGGGGTTAAACGCTCAACACACCAAGCCAAGGCAGTTCCCGATCTATGGGTTCCCCCCTTCCTAGGTCAGAAATCTCTCGACATGCAACAATCATTCTTTCAACCGCCGAACCACTTGGCGGCTAAGGAAAAAAGGGGCCATATTTGACTTCCTGAAGGGTAACATCGCAgctaaaaataaacacaaatacGGGCTGCATAGCAAGAATCTATGTTATAGTGACCCATCAACATGTATGCACATAAATATATGTACATAAGTAACAATCCTAGATTATTTGTTATGAAAAGTGGGAAGTTAGTTTTTGGAATTACCCGAGCAGAGACACAGCCAGCAAGTGCCATGGGGACAGTGTACATCATGCTAGTGGTCTGGATTAGTATCCCAGTGGCGGCCACCGCCAGTGTGGGATTAGGCAAGTACCCTGCCAAGATAGTCACTATCTCATACCACCACCACTCCAAGCAAATCCCTAAACAACTAGGGACTGCCAACTTCAAAAGTGGTCCCACCCCACCACACACACCTCCAATCTTGACCCTCCATTTCATCTCCCACTGTCCACTAACCCACCACACATACGCCACCATCAACACCACCATGTTCATGTTAGTCACGGCTGATGCCAAAGCCACCCCAGGGACCCCCCACCCCATCACCACAACAAGAACATAGTTCAACGGCACGTGGAAAATAACGGCCAATAAGGAGCAATACATCATGGGTTTTGTCACCCCCTGTGACCTTAAGAAAACCCTCAAGGGCTGTAATAAAGTGTTGGTTAAAAGGTCCGGGAGAGAGTAAATACAGTAAGTTGCAGCCATTGCAGTAATATTTGGATCTTGGCCCATAAAATTCATGATTGATTCAAGATTAAGCCATAAGAGACTTATGGGTATGATTGCAATGCCTAGTATCAAGATCATGCGTTGAAGAGAGAGTGAAAGGAGGTCCCAATTCTTGCTGCCATAAGCTTGGCTACAGACTGGCTCTAGCCCAGAAGCTAAGCCCACAAGGACAGAGTAACCAGTGATGTTTGTAAACCCAATGGAAAGTGCACCACCAGCTAGTTCTAGACTGCCTAGCCTGCCCAAGAACATAACTGAGACCACTGCTCTAAAAAAGGCCATTAAGTGAGCAGCTGTTATTGGCAAAGCCATGCCCCATAACTCTTTTAGCTCCTCCACAACCTGTTGAACCCAAGAAAACATTTATATCAACATCAATATCAGACAAGAACATGTTCTAAAGTGAAAAGAGTATTCCGGGGTTACCTGAGAAGCAGAGGGAAGTTTGTGAGAATAGAAATCCAGTTCTTTCTCTGCCatcgttgttgttgtttctaAACTAGCATGTAAActagaaacaaataaataaaacgaaGTTGCTTATTTTGATCAAGAAAGTAAGCTCAAATGATATGAAATACGCACAGAACTTTCTTCAAATGTTGAAAGGGAGTGATGATCCAAGTTTCTGTTTTTCGTGATTGATTAGAGCAAGAAATGAAGGAGAAATCAAAGATTGTAGACAAACCCCACTTAACTCTGTCTCCtaatggaagaagaagatataATGTATGAAAGCATGGAGTAGAAGAGGAACAGAGGCATTAAATAGGAGAGTAGCAACATAAAGATGGTTGACAGGCATGAGTATCTGCGTTATCTGTGTGTGTTCAAGAGTCAGACTAGGGCAAGTACAAAAGTATgctttggtttgctttataatatTGCAACAATATTTTCTTGGAGTCTTTGGTTTCCAAGCACATAGGGTAGTATTTATTACATAGAAGGACAAGAAAAGAGCAGTAGCTACTAATGGCGGCTAGAATCAgcagagagaaaaggagaagaaaatgaaaggaaaggTCAGTATCATAGAGAGACAGAGAtaggggagagagagggagagagagagagggagagagaggtgAGAGAGGATGcgtttttaaagattttattgcTGCAGAAAAGGAAAGTCTTTGGGATTAAATAGAGAAAGGGAAAGTGGACTAGGTCGGTTTTGGGCACCTTTCATGGCCTAATTAAACTTtttagactttttattttttaattttttatattcagaatgaaattattaatagtaatttaatagtatttaaaagtattgtatcagtttttttaaaatgatctttgttttaaaatatatttaaataatatattttaaaaaaaattgtttttgatattaatacattaaaattatttaaaaaactaaaaaattattaatttaaattttttaaaaaataaacaattatacaaaaacacttttaaaatataaaaataaataaaggtagGATATTATTCATAGTTAACAGGTGTTTCTTGAGTTTCTAAATTCAAACATTGAGACTGGtattaataaatgtttattaattcttttttcttttgaattcatTGTGCTAATGTGAGGGTGCTCTCTTACATGAatatcttgaataaaaaaagagagtaaattctatgaatattttgttcaatataatatttatttggttttttctaatatttgctAATATGTGCCCTACAGGCGTTAATTGATGTAATTGACCTGTTCTAATTATTATATAAGTGAAGCTTTCCAagtgtattaattttttagaaaaatcatggGTTTAAATAGTGGTACGACTTAATTAAAGTTCCTAATTAACCtctgctttctttttttgcGGTAGGATTTCTTACAAATATGtacaagttatatatatatatatatatatatatatgcttgacTATTATAATAGAATGAGCAAGTAACCCTGAAAGTCAATTAAGAATCttataatcatatttaaaaaaaaaaaaaaaaaaaccatcctatTAAGAACCACAATTTTTCAAGGTATTACAAACGATGATAATcattataataatgtttttttttaatccaccaggttcatatatatatatatataatgtttataTAGGTGCAACAAAAAATTGAGATTTGGTACATTAATtcaattatgtttaataaaatgagttaatttaataatataattatatataaaaaacaataaagacaacaacgagtaaaaaaaattaaatatttgtcaatatcataaaaaaaatagtataaaaatattttgaaaatatctcaatgatcttatttgataataaaaaaaataattgaatgagaataggataaccttataaagagaaaaacataatttgaagcTCAATTACCAGCAACTCAAACATTGAcagatgaattgaaaaaaaatatatcaaatttaaaacatacaaaaaaaatacaaacaaacataattctaattaacatgtcaaactcgCGGCATGCTTGTGAGGTCATGATAGCCCTCTACAAAAGAATACGAATAACAAGATGGAGGTCAACTTtcaattaaactaaataatgaacaacaagattgaaaaaaaaattgattacaaaaagtaaagaaaaaaacctgaTTCAACCGGAGTTAACTCAACTAACCCAAGATATGAGATTATCATAACCCCATAGAAAAGAAAGTGGCAACAATCACAAAGTCGAAGGCCTAATAATCTCATTTCAAAGAAcgaaatgaatttttaatttttaaaaaaaaaaaaaatttgaagtcaAATTAAGTTAATCTTCAACACTTATGACCCTAATCATGAAACCATGATACCCTATAAAAGCTAAACCcgtaaaaatcataaaacaaatttttcaatcatccataataataataataataatataaataaatagcaattaaaagaatgagaactaaatataatataaaaactaaatgaaataaaacaatgagggataaaattgaaaacaaattaagcaaatagtaataataataacaataaatggcaattaaaagaatgaagacaaAATTTGATTGATGAGAAACTTGAAGAaggttgaaaatgaaaaaaaaaaaaaaattttataaattatttcaaataaaaaaaataataatcaaaagaataaatatcaaataaaaaaacaaaattgaaggactggtttaaaaaaattagatgttttTGCACATGAatcaagaagaagagagaaaagaaaaaaaataagaaaaaattatcaacatcAAACTAACGGTCTGCTCCCATACACATTGTTCATATGTGGAGGGCGGCGCTAAACACCTTCCCAGTGCCGCCATGGATACTGGTGTATGCACCATCTAGAGTGTGTGAGAATTATTAACGTGTTGACGCCTTCAATACAGacatcaactattttttttaataatatttttattttgtaaaaatactaaattttttatcaatgcacttgatcataaaaaaaaaaatcattataagaataataaagaaaaccctaaaagctattttattaaattttgctttgaggagcattttaatcattttattgttttgaaaaaaattaaaaagctcttcaaagccaatttttttttattgcttttaatggtaattaaatcattttattatgctaaaaatattaaaagactaatttactaatataaaataaacccattgaaaacatcattttaccCTCCACTTTCACTTCATTGGTTGTTCATGCGGAgggaaaataatcaattaactataaaatttaTAGTGAAATATGAGTATAtacataatgaattttttttgtgatttatctgaagaaaaatgaacattgccttttgttttgatgGGAGCAGGAAGAaaagtttttatcttttcttttttaacggAAACAGTAAAGaaagtttttattaatcaaacatagatttgtataatatttttttaactaaatccaacaaaattgaaaggTATTAAATGTATGTAGATAATTCTTAAAAGTGTCCTTACAACACTCGTTAGCTTTTGCCTTGTTTGAAAATTCCATAGTTTAGTAAACTTGCTGGGAGTTCAgtgattgtaattgttttttaaaatattttttatttagaaatatattaaaataatatatatttttatttttaaaaaattatttttaatatcagcacatcaaaatatttaaaaatataaaaaatatattaatttaaatcaaaataaaaaataaaaaaattacaattgttttaaaaaacaaagctaattcgatttttatttagctttagtagacatcagcatatcaaaataatctaagtatactaaaaaatatataatttgaatcaaagaaaaaaaataaaaaaatttaaacttttttaaaatcactgcTAATTCAATTTTGTTTGGCTTTAGTAGATGATGTTGCTACTAATTGATGAAAACAAACAGTATTGTGCGtagaaaatcatatataataagtaaatatatacTGTTAAATTCATTAACAATTTTGTTAATCCTGTTATTTGACTTTCTTTAAATGATTAATATACCTTCTTCATTCATGTTTATTACATTCCCAATTTAATACGCCTTTTTCATTGACGATGACATAAAGATGTTACAataatgatttttcattttaaaaagaatgcAGTGAGAAAAACTATTTATAGTGCATTTAGTACcatctaaatattaaaattaatatttaatttaaaaataaatctaaaagagATATCTCTTTTACTATTACACTCATTATAGCTTATCTCACGATTTTATTGTGAATTGTTACAGTGCAtccattatattattttattatgatgtgAAATGTTACAGTGTATCCATTAtacttttagaaattattaatgagacatgaaaaaaaaagtttatttttttccttaagatttttatatttcatcttaatGCTTATAATTctcagtttttatattttgattttaaaacattatttttcatcatattttgGTCCTTGTATTTTGATGGGAGAGAGAGTCCTAATAAAAGGGAGAGGAAAGAGAAATTTATTATGGTATATGACATGTTGTTTGctcattttttaagaaaaaaaaaaaaagctcaagtcAACAATGTGTTGTATGTCTAGATTAAGATAAATGCGTGGTGTTTGTCGCACGCCCCCGCGTGGCGTCCATAGTGATTTTTCTTTCGTTTGCTTATTTttgggagtcgtcacctagtattcgATTCCGGGTTACTAGGAAACTCGAATGTATTGGTCTTTGTCAGAAATTTATAGGTAAGGGATTGACTATGGTTAGGAGAGGTATTAACACTTCTAACGTATTTTATCTAAGGTAAGCTGTTTTGTAGTTTtgatgtaatttaaaaatttaaatatattagccaaattcttaaggctttaataaatcagttattaaatctcaaaatatatatagaaatgtgTTTTTACACTTTCACgagaaatacaacatgattttatttgtacTTAAGATGCTTGACCATAtgcaaattaaattcttttttatccttttgattttataattcaataacatatgtAATAAAAGTACAAACACACAagcatctattttttcttatttttttatacacccACATTTATATGTCACAAAtccacaaaatttaaaataaaacaaacaatacattaaacaaaccaaaaattacaaaaataccaaaacaatcTGGAATTATAGGGAAGGCCTTCTGCACCACCAGAACAATGGCGATGCATCTGCTCAGGCAACAAGGGAGATCTGGAATGACTTCCTCCCCCCTTCACTTTCCTCGCCAGTGGTAACTTgcaaaaaacaaccaaaaacacaaccagtagtttattttaattttctttcatgatgtccagatctgcttctctcttttctcttttagaCTTATTTCACCAcgtatatgtttttcttatggGTTTTGTTTTCTCCTCCTCTACTTTAGGTGGCTAATCTGACGATTGTAGATATGGCGATGGCGATAGCAATGGCTGTGGACGGAGATGCTAGTGCTTGAAGGCCTTGGTATGGAGGAGAAGGGAGTGTTTCCTTGGCATGTTTGGCACATAAAAATAAGCTCCAAAAGAAAACCTTTTGTCTGGCATGTGTAGCCCACGCTCCAATACTGTTTTTTTAGCCACCTTTTCTCTTCATTCCAGCCCCTTTGATCAAGTTCAAGTTGACTCCTGCAAATCAGGAAGGTCAATTTTGAACCCCAATATGTCATttgcttgtttttaaaattatttatggcatatttgttatgttttaatttgtgaATGTGTAGttgaatattattgttatttattttgttttgagtgATTTGCAaggtatgaattttttttttagattatatttgtttgcattaattgatttatattgaattatttgtAATATGTGAATGAACCTTTTGACCTAATGACATTTTTAAGGTGATATGATATAAGACTTGTGTTTATTAATGTATTCATCACTTTTTATTTGAGAACTCAAATCAAGTTTAGGCTACTTATTATTGGCTTCTATCTTCGGATTTTGACTGCTAGATAATAGAAATGATGGGTACGCATTCATGTTCCTTCATatgttattttagtatttttatgtgtgtgtgttttcaaAGAAGTTACATGAAAATAGATGATaagaggttgaagaaaaaaagaatgtgagCTAAGAAATTGGAACACTTTTATTACCTTATAGGTCATAGATGTTTATACAGTCACGAGCCACATCAACTTGCATGGAGATAAGGATAgagaggtaaaaaaaattaatgttatggCATATATCTTAGAGGCCATTATTTGGTATAATAACCCATAATGGTTAGTAGTTCACCGTTGAGtgagaaaaaataacatcacattgatcatccattAGGTATGCGAATGCTATAATGCTGCTTTATGAGTCCAATTATGGAAGGAAAATGAGTGGGCATTTGATGTTTGGCACTGGCCATATGAAGGAGGAGTGGGGTAGTTCAGATTCTACAACATGAGTATGGGGGATGCATTAACATAGACTTTATTTTTGTcttaataatagaaattaacaaagatttttttttttatcttaataatcAAGGTATTTTTAAGTTTCTTTTCATGAAATGAAAATAGATCCCTTTCTTGATAAGTCTTATAAATGGACCAATCGTAACCAAATTGATgcagtttcttttttattatttacttgaaattttatattttaatcatgaCACGGGAagtcaaatatataaataataaaattttctgattatttatcattattttaactTCTCCATATCAAATTTCCAAACAACAAACatacatgcataaaaaataattataaatgaacTCCAAAAAACCACCAATGTGCTGACCCGATCGCAAATTGCACACACAACCATTTAttaggtataatataaatttaactcctccccttttccttttcttttcccccaCTTCACCACTTCAATTAAAACTGTTTTCATCCACTAGATTAGAGCATTGGAATGAAAGCAAATATATGTTATGAATATGATCCTTtatgatcaaaatattatagCACAGGAttctctatataaaattaaaaaagagaaatcacaggatcccccccccccaaaaaaaaaaaaaaaaaaaaaactagaaattatAGTAAgattaagaataaattaaatgaaagcaGGGAATTTCTTAGTAGGATCCGTCTCTGTCTTTCTCTCTAGGTATTGATGAGATGAATGAACCACGCATTCTCTCTTTA
Protein-coding sequences here:
- the LOC118035507 gene encoding protein DETOXIFICATION 54 yields the protein MAEKELDFYSHKLPSASQVVEELKELWGMALPITAAHLMAFFRAVVSVMFLGRLGSLELAGGALSIGFTNITGYSVLVGLASGLEPVCSQAYGSKNWDLLSLSLQRMILILGIAIIPISLLWLNLESIMNFMGQDPNITAMAATYCIYSLPDLLTNTLLQPLRVFLRSQGVTKPMMYCSLLAVIFHVPLNYVLVVVMGWGVPGVALASAVTNMNMVVLMVAYVWWVSGQWEMKWRVKIGGVCGGVGPLLKLAVPSCLGICLEWWWYEIVTILAGYLPNPTLAVAATGILIQTTSMMYTVPMALAGCVSARVGNELGAGKPYKAKLAAMVALGCAFVIAILNVTWTVFLRERWAGLFIKDVRVKGLVAAVLPIIGLCELGNCPQTTGCGILRATARPAVGAGINLGSFYFVGTPVAVGLAFGLDVGFSGLWLGLLSAQAACALSILYVVLIRTDWEHEALKAKELTSMEMSACHGVGRKQHEDYEEESKGLLMNVNGNNMVDDV